From one Cyprinus carpio isolate SPL01 chromosome B3, ASM1834038v1, whole genome shotgun sequence genomic stretch:
- the eif3g gene encoding eukaryotic translation initiation factor 3 subunit G → MPSIEFDDSKPSWADQVEEEGDEGSLPSPKETVKGNIKTVTEYKIDEDGQKCKIVRTFKIETRKASKAVARRKNWKKFGNSEFDAPGPNVATTTVSDDVFMTFISSKEDLNAQDQDEDPMNKLKGQKIVSCRICKGDHWTTRCPYKDTLGPMQKELAEQLGLSTGEKENAAEPEPAQPVQSKTGKYVPPSLRDGSTRRGESMQPNRRADDNATIRVTNLSEDTRETDLQELFRPFGSISRIYLAKDKNTGQSKGFAFISFHRREDAARAIAGVSGFGYDHLILNVEWAKPSNN, encoded by the exons ATGCCGTCGATCGAGTTCGATGA CTCGAAGCCCAGCTGGGCCGATCAGGTGGAGGAAGAGGGAGATGAAG GTTCACTCCCTTCACCAAAAGAGACGGTCAAAGGTAACATCAAGACTGTCACAGAATACAAGATTGATGAAGATGGCCAGAAGTGTAAG ATTGTCCGGACGTTTAAAATTGAGACACGGAAGGCCTCCAAAGCAGTCGCCAGGAGGAAG AACTGGAAAAAATTTGGCAACTCTGAATTTGATGCACCAGGTCCCAATGTTGCCACCACCACAGTGAGTGATGACGTCTTCATGACCTTCATCTCCAGTAAAGAG GACTTGAATGCTCAAGACCAAGATGAAGATCCCATGAACAAGCTGAAAGGACAGAAGATTGTGTCCTGCCGTATTTGTAAAGGGGATCACTGGACCACTCGCTGTCCATACAAGGACACTCTTGGTCCCATGCAGAAGGAGCTGGCCGAGCAGCTGGGTCTGTCCACAGGAGAAAAGGAGAATGCAGCAG AGCCCGAGCCTGCCCAACCAGTCCAAAGCAAGACAGGGAAGTATGTTCCCCCCAGCCTGCGGGACGGTAGCACACGCAGAGGAGAGTCCATGCAGCCTAACCGCAGAG CTGATGATAATGCTACAATCCGTGTGACCAACTTGTCCGAGGACACCAGGGAGACTGACCTGCAGGAGCTTTTCAGGCCTTTTGGCTCCATCTCGAGGATCTATCTGGCCAAGGACAAGAACACAGGCCAGTCTAAG GGCTTTGCTTTCATCAGCTTCCACCGCCGTGAGGACGCTGCCAGAGCCATCGCTGGTGTGTCTGGCTTCGGATACGATCATCTCATTCTCAACGTGGAATGGGCCAA
- the LOC109081274 gene encoding P2Y purinoceptor 11-like isoform X1, with translation MHCKNRGQRTPGTMNSSLVCDDAFQIRLLPPMYGIEMCVALVGNIFALWLLVTRERQNWHTGVVFSCNLAICDILYVLTLPFLIIYYANEKQWSFGNAFCKIERFLFSCNLYGSIFFIMCISVNRYIAIVFPFFTRSYVHPKHAKIASVLTWFSVIIASSPVLKFAGTEFKQSHTLCVSSHDESLREPHFKYTLFLMVVGCMIPLLVTFASYLGVIWTVLKNKNITTLEKRKVAVMVALVCILYSTSFVPYHVLQTYYVYLKLIKMNCNVYKSYQVSKGLATLNMCLHPFLYMTVFDSIRTACCGKSSDD, from the exons ATGCATTGTAAAAACAG GGGCCAGAGAACACCGGGGACAATGAACAGCAGTTTAGTCTGCGACGATGCATTTCAAATCAGACTCCTCCCCCCAATGTATGGCATTGAGATGTGCGTGGCTCTGGTAGGGAATATATTTGCCCTGTGGCTCCTGGTGACCAGAGAGAGGCAGAACTGGCACACCGGAGTAGTGTTCTCCTGTAACCTGGCCATCTGTGACATTCTTTATGTCCTGACCTTGCCTTTTCTCATTATTTACTATGCCAATGAGAAACAGTGGAGCTTTGGAAATGCTTTCTGCAAAATTGAACGCTTCCTCTTCAGCTGCAACCTCTATGGCAGCATTTTCTTCATCATGTGCATCAGTGTCAACAGATACATTGCCATAGTTTTCCCCTTCTTCACCCGGAGCTACGTGCACCCTAAACATGCAAAGATCGCAAGCGTGCTGACGTGGTTCAGCGTGATCATCGCTTCATCGCCAGTCCTCAAATTTGCTGGAACCGAATTTAAACAGTCCCACACTCTTTGTGTCTCAAGTCATGATGAATCCCTGAGAGAACCCCATTTTAAGTACACCCTATTTCTTATGGTCGTAGGATGCATGATTCCTTTGTTAGTTACCTTTGCATCGTATTTGGGTGTGATTTGGActgttctgaaaaataaaaacataaccacACTGGAGAAGAGGAAGGTGGCTGTGATGGTTGCTCTGGTCTGCATCCTTTACTCCACGTCATTTGTGCCCTATCATGTTCTGCAGACGTACTATGTGTATCTGAAGTTGATTAAGATGAATTGTAATGTGTATAAATCATATCAAGTGTCAAAAGGCCTGGCCACCCTGAACATGTGCTTGCATCCGTTTCTATACATGACTGTGTTTGACAGCATACGGACAGCTTGCTGTGGAAAGAGCTCCGATGACTAA
- the LOC109081274 gene encoding P2Y purinoceptor 11-like isoform X2, protein MNSSLVCDDAFQIRLLPPMYGIEMCVALVGNIFALWLLVTRERQNWHTGVVFSCNLAICDILYVLTLPFLIIYYANEKQWSFGNAFCKIERFLFSCNLYGSIFFIMCISVNRYIAIVFPFFTRSYVHPKHAKIASVLTWFSVIIASSPVLKFAGTEFKQSHTLCVSSHDESLREPHFKYTLFLMVVGCMIPLLVTFASYLGVIWTVLKNKNITTLEKRKVAVMVALVCILYSTSFVPYHVLQTYYVYLKLIKMNCNVYKSYQVSKGLATLNMCLHPFLYMTVFDSIRTACCGKSSDD, encoded by the coding sequence ATGAACAGCAGTTTAGTCTGCGACGATGCATTTCAAATCAGACTCCTCCCCCCAATGTATGGCATTGAGATGTGCGTGGCTCTGGTAGGGAATATATTTGCCCTGTGGCTCCTGGTGACCAGAGAGAGGCAGAACTGGCACACCGGAGTAGTGTTCTCCTGTAACCTGGCCATCTGTGACATTCTTTATGTCCTGACCTTGCCTTTTCTCATTATTTACTATGCCAATGAGAAACAGTGGAGCTTTGGAAATGCTTTCTGCAAAATTGAACGCTTCCTCTTCAGCTGCAACCTCTATGGCAGCATTTTCTTCATCATGTGCATCAGTGTCAACAGATACATTGCCATAGTTTTCCCCTTCTTCACCCGGAGCTACGTGCACCCTAAACATGCAAAGATCGCAAGCGTGCTGACGTGGTTCAGCGTGATCATCGCTTCATCGCCAGTCCTCAAATTTGCTGGAACCGAATTTAAACAGTCCCACACTCTTTGTGTCTCAAGTCATGATGAATCCCTGAGAGAACCCCATTTTAAGTACACCCTATTTCTTATGGTCGTAGGATGCATGATTCCTTTGTTAGTTACCTTTGCATCGTATTTGGGTGTGATTTGGActgttctgaaaaataaaaacataaccacACTGGAGAAGAGGAAGGTGGCTGTGATGGTTGCTCTGGTCTGCATCCTTTACTCCACGTCATTTGTGCCCTATCATGTTCTGCAGACGTACTATGTGTATCTGAAGTTGATTAAGATGAATTGTAATGTGTATAAATCATATCAAGTGTCAAAAGGCCTGGCCACCCTGAACATGTGCTTGCATCCGTTTCTATACATGACTGTGTTTGACAGCATACGGACAGCTTGCTGTGGAAAGAGCTCCGATGACTAA
- the LOC109081273 gene encoding suppressor of SWI4 1 homolog isoform X2: MGRRLARLPKGPTLYFRVAKYTLSKDVVSSLKRHRMHEQQFSHHPLLVLNNFGIEGMHIKLMATMFQNMFPSINVHKLNLNSIKRCVLLNYDPVSQEVEFRHYSLKVVPVGMSRGVKKLMQEKFPNMSKLEDISELLMKGVNLSESEAEQDGDHNITELPQVYSGRGNMASQQSAVRLTEIGPRMTLQLVKISEGMGEGKVLYHSFISKTEEEIQEMLKRKEARLKEKEERKRKQEQNVALKKEKRDQNKQKSLEGIKRKRQQEGQVSDDEVEDPGKQEDQAPAEESEDEAEYYRQAVGEEPDEDMFPGAKRKRGPGKSTKPFKKRKLSPGKGPPHDKKSFKSSDRGNKDGRKRFGDRKPLDGRNRFRQSEGGKRFGQKGGKGNRFAGQKKGDKKFGGQKPFKGRAVMKRQKGAGGKKDFKHKKGKS; the protein is encoded by the exons atggggagg AGGCTTGCACGTCTTCCCAAAGGTCCAACGTTATATTTCCGTGTTGCGAAG TACACCCTCAGCAAAGATGTAGTTTCGTCTTTAAAGAGGCACAGGATGCATGAACAGCAGTTTTCCCATCATCCTTTGCTAGTGCTGAATAATTTTGGCATCGAAGGCATGCACATCAAGCTGATGGCCACCATGTTCCAGAACATGTTCCCCTCGATCAACGTACACAAG CTCAACCTCAACAGCATAAAAAGATGTGTGCTGTTAAATTATGATCCTGTGTCCCAAGAGGTGGAGTTTCGTCATTA CAGCTTGAAGGTGGTGCCTGTGGGCATGAGTCGAGGGGTGAAAAAGCTCATGCAGGAGAAGTTCCCCAACATGAGCAAGCTGGAGGACATCAGCGAGCTCCTCATGAA AGGTGTCAATCTTTCAGAGAGCGAGGCAGAGCAAGACGGAGACCACAACATCACAGAGTTACCACAGGTGTACTCGGGTCGTGGAAACATGGCCTCGCAGCAGAGCGCAGTTCGGCTGACTGAG ATTGGCCCCAGAATGACTCTGCAGCTGGTGAAGATATCAGAAGGAATGGGGGAAGGAAAAGTCCTTTATCATTCCTTCA TCTCGAAAACAGAGGAAGAGATTCAGGAGATGCTGAAGAGGAAGGAGGCCCgtctgaaagagaaagaggaacGGAAGAGAAAACAAGAACAGAACGTTgccctaaaaaaagaaaaacgagaTCAGAACAA gcAAAAGAGCTTGGAGGGCATCAAGAGAAAGCGTCAGCAGGAAGGGCAGGTATCGGATGATGAAGTGGAGGATCCTGGGAAACAGGAGGACCAGGCTCCAGCCGAGGAGTCTGAGGACGAAGCGGAGTATTACAGACAGGCTGTGGGGGAGGAACCAGATGAAG ACATGTTTCCTGGTGCAAAAAGGAAGCGTGGTCCTGGAAAGTCTACAAAACCCTTTAAAAAGAGGAAGCTGTCACCGGGGAAGGGCCCTCCTCATGACAAAAAGAGTTTCAAGTCATCTGACAGGGGAAATAAAGATGGCAGAAAGCGGTTTGGGGATAGAAAACCGCTAGATGGGAGAAACAGGTTTAGGCAGAGCGAAGGAGGCAAGAGGTTTGGCCAAAAAGGGGGAAAAGGGAATAGATTTGCAGGGCAGAAAAAAGGAGATAAGAAGTTTGGTGGACAGAAACCGTTTAAAGGACGTGCTGTTATGAAACGACAGAAAGGTGCCGGAGGAAAAAAGGACTTTAAACATAAGAAAGGGAAAAGCTGA
- the LOC109081273 gene encoding suppressor of SWI4 1 homolog isoform X1 has protein sequence MGKTKTKNQKKAREAASRVAEETYSTVPHTFVFHRGQIGKNVTQLVADMRRVMEPFTARSLKVRKNNVLKDFVAVAGPLGITHFSIFSKTENTVNMRLARLPKGPTLYFRVAKYTLSKDVVSSLKRHRMHEQQFSHHPLLVLNNFGIEGMHIKLMATMFQNMFPSINVHKLNLNSIKRCVLLNYDPVSQEVEFRHYSLKVVPVGMSRGVKKLMQEKFPNMSKLEDISELLMKGVNLSESEAEQDGDHNITELPQVYSGRGNMASQQSAVRLTEIGPRMTLQLVKISEGMGEGKVLYHSFISKTEEEIQEMLKRKEARLKEKEERKRKQEQNVALKKEKRDQNKQKSLEGIKRKRQQEGQVSDDEVEDPGKQEDQAPAEESEDEAEYYRQAVGEEPDEDMFPGAKRKRGPGKSTKPFKKRKLSPGKGPPHDKKSFKSSDRGNKDGRKRFGDRKPLDGRNRFRQSEGGKRFGQKGGKGNRFAGQKKGDKKFGGQKPFKGRAVMKRQKGAGGKKDFKHKKGKS, from the exons atggggaaaacaaAG ACTAAGAACCAGAAGAAAGCCCGCGAGGCTGCCAGTCGTGTGGCCGAGGAGACTTACTCCACTGTGCCGCACACTTTCGTGTTTCACCGCGGACAGATCGGCAAGAACGTCACTCAGCTCGTGGCGGACATGAGACGAGTCATGGAGCCCTTCACTGCCAGATCTCTGAAG GTGCGGAAGAATAACGTCTTGAAAGATTTTGTTGCAGTGGCAGGACCATTAGGAATCACGCACTTCTCAATATTTAgcaaaactgaaaatactgtaaacatG AGGCTTGCACGTCTTCCCAAAGGTCCAACGTTATATTTCCGTGTTGCGAAG TACACCCTCAGCAAAGATGTAGTTTCGTCTTTAAAGAGGCACAGGATGCATGAACAGCAGTTTTCCCATCATCCTTTGCTAGTGCTGAATAATTTTGGCATCGAAGGCATGCACATCAAGCTGATGGCCACCATGTTCCAGAACATGTTCCCCTCGATCAACGTACACAAG CTCAACCTCAACAGCATAAAAAGATGTGTGCTGTTAAATTATGATCCTGTGTCCCAAGAGGTGGAGTTTCGTCATTA CAGCTTGAAGGTGGTGCCTGTGGGCATGAGTCGAGGGGTGAAAAAGCTCATGCAGGAGAAGTTCCCCAACATGAGCAAGCTGGAGGACATCAGCGAGCTCCTCATGAA AGGTGTCAATCTTTCAGAGAGCGAGGCAGAGCAAGACGGAGACCACAACATCACAGAGTTACCACAGGTGTACTCGGGTCGTGGAAACATGGCCTCGCAGCAGAGCGCAGTTCGGCTGACTGAG ATTGGCCCCAGAATGACTCTGCAGCTGGTGAAGATATCAGAAGGAATGGGGGAAGGAAAAGTCCTTTATCATTCCTTCA TCTCGAAAACAGAGGAAGAGATTCAGGAGATGCTGAAGAGGAAGGAGGCCCgtctgaaagagaaagaggaacGGAAGAGAAAACAAGAACAGAACGTTgccctaaaaaaagaaaaacgagaTCAGAACAA gcAAAAGAGCTTGGAGGGCATCAAGAGAAAGCGTCAGCAGGAAGGGCAGGTATCGGATGATGAAGTGGAGGATCCTGGGAAACAGGAGGACCAGGCTCCAGCCGAGGAGTCTGAGGACGAAGCGGAGTATTACAGACAGGCTGTGGGGGAGGAACCAGATGAAG ACATGTTTCCTGGTGCAAAAAGGAAGCGTGGTCCTGGAAAGTCTACAAAACCCTTTAAAAAGAGGAAGCTGTCACCGGGGAAGGGCCCTCCTCATGACAAAAAGAGTTTCAAGTCATCTGACAGGGGAAATAAAGATGGCAGAAAGCGGTTTGGGGATAGAAAACCGCTAGATGGGAGAAACAGGTTTAGGCAGAGCGAAGGAGGCAAGAGGTTTGGCCAAAAAGGGGGAAAAGGGAATAGATTTGCAGGGCAGAAAAAAGGAGATAAGAAGTTTGGTGGACAGAAACCGTTTAAAGGACGTGCTGTTATGAAACGACAGAAAGGTGCCGGAGGAAAAAAGGACTTTAAACATAAGAAAGGGAAAAGCTGA
- the angptl6 gene encoding angiopoietin-related protein 6 has protein sequence MEIPVTCALAFLLVFGGSCCVDSSNADTSKGDAGQKRPSGATENKPSRCSYTFIVPQQKLTGAICVSTEMARVNRSEMASLRALLDRQQEQLDTMRGQLEQEGALANEMRVLRRESVNMNARITQLYAQLLDEIIQKKDQALEQRRFESLVLNATAQVLQVSSSYRELEKKYDALTSLVSNQSQLITHLEKQCQLKNPTKAPQVTTSLPVQQSSGLVDVNTEAKEVASNVQRDQSAPLHQEQSPLELLETFDGLPSLPTDTPFTSYPVTKSPGPWNDCQHVLESGEKTSGIYLLRPRNTNTLLQAWCDQSRAQGGWTIIQRRQDGSVNFFRTWEQYKQGFGNLDGEYWLGLEHLYWLTSQATYKLRVAMEDWQGRQAFAEYDSFQVEPESDWYRLRLGSYQGNAGDSLSWHNNKAFTTLDRDKDAYSGNCAHYQKGGWWYHMCAHSNLNGVWYRGGHYRSRFQDGVYWAELHGGSYSLKKVDMMIKPA, from the exons ATGGAAATTCCAGTGACTTGTGCCTTGGCCTTCCTGCTGGTTTTTGGTGGGTCCTGCTGTGTGGACTCCTCTAACGCAGACACCTCCAAGGGGGATGCAGGTCAGAAAAGGCCGTCTGGAGCAACAGAGAATAAGCCGAGCCGCTGTTCCTATACTTTCATCGTACCTCAACAGAAGTTAACGGGGGCGATTTGCGTGAGCACCGAGATGGCTCGTGTCAACCGCTCTGAGATGGCATCCCTGCGTGCACTGCTGGACCGGCAGCAGGAACAGCTGGACACAATGCGTGGGCAGCTGGAGCAGGAGGGAGCACTGGCCAATGAGATGAGAGTTCTGCGCAGGGAGAGCGTCAACATGAACGCCCGCATCACCCAACTCTATGCCCAACTGCTGGATGAGATCATCCAGAAGAAGGATCAGGCTTTGGAGCAACGGAGGTTCGAGAGTTTGGTGCTTAATGCAACAGCCCAG GTGCTTCAGGTGTCCAGCAGTTACAGAGAGCTGGAAAAGAAGTATGATGCACTCACCTCTCTAGTGAGCAACCAGAGCCAACTAATCACACATTTGGAGAAACAGTGCCAGCTCAAGAACCCCACTAAAGCACCGCAG GTAACCACATCCCTTCCTGTTCAACAGTCTAGTGGGTTGGTGGATGTGAACACAGAGGCTAAAGAAGTTGCCAGCAATGTCCAAAGAGACCAAAGTGCCCCTTTGCACCAGGAACAGAGTCCTCTAGAACTGCTGGAGACCTTTGATGGCTTGCCCAGTCTGCCAACAGACACACCTTTCACCAGTTACCCTGTGACTAAATCTCCAG GGCCGTGGAATGACTGTCAACATGTGCTGGAGTCAGGAGAGAAGACCAGCGGCATCTACCTGCTGCGACCGCGCAATACTAACACACTTCTGCAGGCCTGGTGTGACCAGAGCAGAGCGCAGGGTGGCTGGACCATTATACAGAGGAGACAGGATGGCTCTGTCAACTTCTTCAGGACCTGGGAACAGTACAAG CAAGGCTTTGGGAATCTGGATGGAGAATACTGGCTGGGTTTGGAGCACCTGTACTGGCTCACCTCTCAGGCCACCTACAAGCTGCGAGTAGCCATGGAAGACTGGCAAGGACGACAGGCGTTTGCAGAGTACGACAGCTTTCAGGTGGAACCAGAGAGTGACTGGTATCGTCTACGATTAGGCAGTTATCAAGGCAATGCAGGAGACTCCCTTTCATGGCACAACAATAAAGCGTTCACCACTCTGGACCGCGATAAGGATGCTTATTCAG GTAATTGTGCTCATTACCAGAAAGGCGGATGGTGGTACCACATGTGTGCCCACTCCAACTTGAATGGAGTGTGGTATAGAGGAGGCCATTACAGAAGTCGATTCCAGGATGGTGTTTACTGGGCAGAGCTCCACGGAGGCTCGTACTCCCTAAAGAAAGTGGACATGATGATCAAACCTGCTTAA